The Veillonella criceti genome contains the following window.
AATTACGGCAACTGTGATCGCAAGCATTAGCTAGATGTAAAAAATAAACTTGCCTTGCTTTCGCTCAAAATTAAGCAAAAGTCTAAAAGTCGTGTTTTGCTACTTTTTAATGTGGAATTGTTGACAAAAGTTGACATTGAACAGGCTCAAAAAAGAGCAAGTTCAGATGTTGATAAAAGTTGACATTCGCTCAAAATTGAGCAAAAGTTTAAAAGTCGTGTTTTGTTATATCATTTCAACATGGCCAACATATAAAACTTGAGAAAACTTGAGGTTGAAATGTTAATGTTTGTTAAGGTCAAAACCTTATAAAACCTGATATTTATTTTATGTATTAAGGGGGTAACGTTTTGCGACACCCTAAAAAAGAGTATAGCGAGATTTGCGAGGCCCTAAAAAAGAGGTATCCTTACATTTCTGACTCCCTAAAAAAAGAGTATTCGGAGATTTCGGAGGCCCTAAAAAGGAGATGATACAATGATAAAAGCTAAAATTAGTTATAATCCTAAAGAAGATAAATGCATAGTAGGTGAAGTGTTGAAACAGTTTTCTGTTGATAAATATCGATTGAAATTTATTTCTAGGCCTGTTAATGGAGAACTTAGGACAATCGCATATATTAACCCTAAAATTAAGGGTATAAAGTAGCGATAAATGCAGTAATGGCGGTGCTTTTTGCTTGTTTATATGCCTTGAAATATGGTATAATAAAGATAGTTAAATAAGCAAAGTACCGCTATTGTAATTGACGAATTATAATGGTAAGGCAAATAAATAAAACTGAACTGGGTTCAATGCGCAAGGGCTTAGGAATGTTGAATAGCCGTGGGAATAATAAATCTCTTCTGGGTTAGAGGAGTGCTGTTATTTCCTCGGCTTTTTATTTTGTCCGTGGGACTTATTTAGCTAGGATACTAAGCATTACCTTCTTTTAATGTTGAGTACAACTCTGTTAAAGTGGTTTTGTTTACCTTCGGCAACCACAAACAATATTCCCCGCCATAGCTGTAATTAAATTACAGCTATGGCGGGGTGTGTTGTATAACCTTACTTTAGGGATAAAAAGGAGAATGAATTATGAGTAATAACGCAAACCAAAGCGGTAATAATGGGAATGAAAAGCTGTTTACACAGCAAGAAGTAGATAACATTGTAAAAGATCGTCTTGAACGTGAACGCAAGCGCTACAGTGCAGACGCTGACGCTATGGGCGAATTAAATAGACAGGTTGCAAGCCTACAGGCTGAATTATCACAACTAAAAGAAGATAAGGCAGCACAGGCGGAGCAACTAAAGACTGAAAAAATTAAAAATGCAATTATTGATGAATTAACCAAAGGTAACGCAATAAATACAGCTAGTTTAGTACATGTATTTAGTGGTGGCGCAAATATTAGTGATGATGGAACTATTATGGTAACAGGAGAAGATGGGAATGCTGTTTCTGTAAAAGACGGTGTAAAAGCGTGGTTGAAAGAAAATTTATGGGCTGTTAAAAATACATCTCAGCCGGGCGCTGGTAGTGCCATGGACCCTGGGCGTGCTTATGATAGTGATGCTGTAATGAGTGATTCATTGCGTGAAGCCTTTGGACTAGTTAGAAAGGATTGAATATTATATGGCAACGATTGAATTAGCTTCTAAATATGCTTCATTAGTAGATGAGAAATTCACAACGGAAAGTAAAAGCGACTTGTTAACTAATCAAGATTATGATTGGATAGGTGTTAAGACGGTGCGAATATATAAAGTTAGCACTTCTGAAATGAATGATTATGATCGTGATTTAGAGGGCAAATACGGCGGTAAATCATATTATGGCGAGGTTAAAACGCTAGACGCAACCACGCAAGAAATGACATTAAGCCGTGACCGTTCATTTACATTTGTAATTGATAGATTAGATGATGAGGAAACAGGAGATGCATTAGGTGCAGCGAAAGCTTTAGAACGTCAATTGCGAGAGGTTGCAATTCCTGAATTTGATGAGTACACACTAAATAAGATTTGTACTGAAGCAGGGATTAAACCTAAGGCAAAAGCATTGACTGTTGATAATATTGCTACAGAGATTTTAACGGCTACTAATGCGTTAGACAATAAAGAAGTACCAGAAGCAGGGCGTATTCTTGTTGTAACACCTGATACATACTTCTTAATGAAACAATCTAAAGATATTGTTATGAATACAGAAGTTGGTAGCGATATGCGTATTAAAGGGGTAATCAGTAGCTTAGACGGTATGCAAGTATTGAAAGTACCTGCTTCCCGTTTACCAAAGAATTTCGGCTTTATGGTGGTTCACCCTGTAGCCACAGTATGCCCTCGTAAGCTAAACGATTATAAAATTCATGATAACCCGCCAGGGATTAACGGCTTCTTAGTTGAGGGGCGTTTATGTTATGATGCCTTTATTTTGGATAATAAAAAAGACGCTATTTATTATCAACCTATGACCGTTAGCACAAGTGCATAATTCAGATAGAGAGATGATATAGAAATAGCCACAATGGGGAATGATACGCCTGTTGTGGCTGTTTTATTAGAAAAGTAATTCTCTTATTTGCGCTGTAAGTATAGATAGTTTAGATATAAATACCTTAGGAGATTTTTATTTGTTAGTACGGATTAAATGAGGTGGACGGAATGGGATATTATGAAAAGACATTAGAACTTATGCGATTAAATGATAAAATTCATGTGCTAAAAGCTAAACTATATAGCCTTGATGGGGTAACGGTTAGTTATATATCCAATACACCGAGAGGTAAAGGCCATAAAGGGGATAAAATAGGGCATATCGTGGCTAATAGAGAAGAATTAATAGCTGAAATAGCAGCCTTAGAGAAGCAGAGCGAGCCGTATATTAAAGATGTGCGAAAGGCGTTGCGGGCGTGTTGTAATTATGATTTATCGAATAGTATAGAATCTCATAGACTTGTTAGTAATGTAATCGTATATAATTACACAGTTGAAGAAGTAAGCGAATTAAGTGGTAAGAAAATTTCACAAATCCAAAGGAACATAAGAACTTATCTTAGTCGCATGAAAGAGCGAGAGGAAAAAGGTACATTAGATATTAAATCATACTATTAAAAATAGGCGAGCGCATGGCCCGCCTATGAGAGGTGATAATATGATGTTTCCTATATTTAATTGTAGGGGGCAAACGCGTTTTAGGGGGCAAGCCTAGGGGGCGCTTTTAAGGGCAAACATATAATAAAAATGAAAAAAGAAGAAATACTTCAATCTTGTATAAACCTAGTAACTACCTGAATAGTTGACCTTTTGAAACAAGATGAAATCTTTCTTCTTAGTGTTTTTAATAATGGAGCGGAATTTGGGAACACCGCTTCATTATTGCTTTTCTAGCTGTATTTATTAGAAAAGGGCAAAAAAAGGGCAACTATAAATTAATAGTATTTAGTTTTTCTATTATATTTTCTTTCATATGTTCCGTCACATGTGAATATATTTCTAATGTAGTCCGAGGGTTATTGTGGCCAACTCTAGCCATGATAGCTTTAAGGGGACACCTAATTCACTTAGTAGCTAATATGTTATAAGTAATGTTAATTGTTGCCGTTGATGTCTAACGCTTTAATATCTTATTGATTTGTTGCGTTTCGTAAGGGTGGCCATTCTGATTGATGAATATATAGCGTTCTTCTTCTGGTGGCTCACCGAGGCTCATATATTGCCATCTATTGGAGCGTATAAAGAACTCTATAATTTCTTTTGACCTATCATTAAGAGGAACTTTTCTATAGCTGTATAGGTTTTTTGGTGTTCCTCTAGTTCTAGTGCTGGCGTCATAGCTACCGTTTACATCAATTGCACCATTGAAGCGGTTGTAATCACACTCACGGAGCGCTAATAACTCCCCTATGCGTAAGCCTGTAAATGTCATAAATTCTATCAGAAGGCCTATACGCTTATGAATGTTGGCTAACTGTGCAAAACATAGTTTTAGTTCGTTATGATCCAGAAATTTATTACTTGCTTTTCTAATCTCGGTAATAGTCTTTGGCTTTGCTTTTATAGTAATGTCTAAAAAGTCCTGTACATTAGCTATATACCCTTTTCGCCTTGCGTATTGCAGGGCGTTTTTTAGTATGCGTAAAAGGCTACATGTGTATTTATAAGTTGCACCTTGTACGTGATGAAAATTAACCAATACTTCTTCAATATATATGCTTTTTAGGTCGTATAGTGGTATATCCTCAAATAAGGCTTTTAAGCGATTGAATGAAGAATCGTAGGTATTTTGAGTTCTAGGGGATACAGTAGGCTTATAATAGTTTATCCATTCTTCTATTACTTGATACAGTGTTACGGTAGGCGTAATAGTCTTAACTTCTAGCGCTTCTTTAGCTTCATTTATTTTGCACATAAGCTTTGTATAGGCTCTTTTCTGGTGCTTAGGGCTATTACCTTCTAGGGTAACAGATACCCGCTTCATAGTGTTTGTTTTAGGGCATTTGTACCGTTCATAGTAACGGTATACCGTGCCTTTTTGTGTTTGTCGTTCCTCTATCCACATGTCTATTTGTCCTCTCTTGTGGGCGAGAAATAACAAGCCTATTACAGGTTAACATCTGTTAATAGTGATACTCTTGTTAGAAAAATAAAGGGTTCTAAGTTATAGTTTTGCTTTTTTCGATAAATTTCTTCTATAGATTCTAAAGTTAGCTCTAATAATATATTTTCATGGTCTTCATAAAATGAACGCCAGTTTTCGAAGTCTGAATCTTTTATATTAACTACAGGAATTTTATTTTCACTTAGTAAAGTCACATAAAGCGACATTTCTAGAAACTCATCATTATCATAATTAACTATAACTTTAAAAATATTATTATCCAGTGTTATATCAATATTAAATGGGTAGTAATATAAAAAATCTGTAAAATTTAAATTTAGATATTTACATAGATTGTTAAGATATTCAACATTAAGTTGTTGAAATTTATTAGATATTAAATTCTGGATAAAAGTTCTTGAACTGTTAGTTTCAGTTGCTACCCTATAGGCTGTTAAATCTCGTTCATATAATATATTTTTTAGTGTTGATATTATCATTTATTATCACCTCTAAACATATATTAGCAGAATAAGAGCGGTAATTCAATGATATTTTAAATTATATTGTAATTTTATAAAACATTGTATTGACAAAATATAACATTGTGATTTAAAATTTAGTTGTAATTTGAAGTTACAAT
Protein-coding sequences here:
- a CDS encoding tyrosine-type recombinase/integrase produces the protein MWIEERQTQKGTVYRYYERYKCPKTNTMKRVSVTLEGNSPKHQKRAYTKLMCKINEAKEALEVKTITPTVTLYQVIEEWINYYKPTVSPRTQNTYDSSFNRLKALFEDIPLYDLKSIYIEEVLVNFHHVQGATYKYTCSLLRILKNALQYARRKGYIANVQDFLDITIKAKPKTITEIRKASNKFLDHNELKLCFAQLANIHKRIGLLIEFMTFTGLRIGELLALRECDYNRFNGAIDVNGSYDASTRTRGTPKNLYSYRKVPLNDRSKEIIEFFIRSNRWQYMSLGEPPEEERYIFINQNGHPYETQQINKILKR
- a CDS encoding helix-turn-helix domain-containing protein, producing MIISTLKNILYERDLTAYRVATETNSSRTFIQNLISNKFQQLNVEYLNNLCKYLNLNFTDFLYYYPFNIDITLDNNIFKVIVNYDNDEFLEMSLYVTLLSENKIPVVNIKDSDFENWRSFYEDHENILLELTLESIEEIYRKKQNYNLEPFIFLTRVSLLTDVNL